A section of the Maniola hyperantus chromosome 23, iAphHyp1.2, whole genome shotgun sequence genome encodes:
- the LOC117993324 gene encoding tubulin alpha chain — protein sequence MRECISVHVGQAGVQIGNACWELYCLEHGIQPDGQMPTDKTIGGGDDSFNTFFSETGAGKHVPRAVFVDLEPTVVDEVRTGTYRQLFHPEQLITGKEDAANNYARGHYTIGKEIVDLVLDRIRKLADQCTGLQGFLIFHSFGGGTGSGFTSLLMERLSVDYGKKSKLEFAIYPAPQVSTAVVEPYNSILTTHTTLEHSDCAFMVDNEAIYDICRRNLDIERPTYTNLNRLIGQIVSSITASLRFDGALNVDLTEFQTNLVPYPRIHFPLVTYAPVISAEKAYHEQLSVSEITNACFEPANQMVKCDPRHGKYMACCMLYRGDVVPKDVNAAIATIKTKRTIQFVDWCPTGFKVGINYQPPTVVPGGDLAKVQRAVCMLSNTTAIAEAWARLDHKFDLMYAKRAFVHWYVGEGMEEGEFSEAREDLAALEKDYEEVGMDSAEGEGEGAEEY from the exons ATG CGTGAGTGCATCTCAGTACACGTTGGCCAAGCCGGAGTCCAGATCGGAAATGCCTGCTGGGAGCTGTACTGCCTGGAGCATGGCATCCAGCCCGACGGCCAGATGCCCACAGACAAGACCATCGGGGGCGGCGACGACTCATTCAACACCTTCTTCAGCGAGACCGGCGCTGGCAAGCACGTGCCCCGCGCTGTGTTCGTCGACTTGGAGCCTACTGTCGTAG ACGAGGTCCGCACCGGCACATACAGGCAGTTGTTTCATCCAGAACAACTTATCACTGGTAAGGAGGACGCGGCCAACAACTACGCGCGCGGTCACTACACCATCGGCAAGGAAATCGTCGACCTAGTGCTCGACCGCATCCGCAAGCTAGCTGACCAATGTACCGGACTTCAGGGTTTCCTGATCTTCCACTCCTTCGGTGGAGGTACCGGCTCCGGTTTCACCTCTCTCCTCATGGAACGCCTCTCGGTTGACTACGGAAAGAAGTCCAAACTGGAGTTCGCGATCTACCCAGCTCCCCAGGTCTCCACCGCTGTCGTTGAACCATACAACTCCATCCTGACCACCCATACAACTCTGGAGCACTCGGACTGCGCGTTCATGGTCGACAACGAGGCTATCTACGACATCTGCAGACGCAACTTGGACATTGAACGCCCGACATACACCAACCTCAACCGACTCATCGGTCAAATCGTCTCTTCGATCACCGCTTCCCTACGTTTCGATGGTGCCCTCAACGTCGATCTAACAGAGTTCCAGACCAACTTGGTACCATACCCACGTATCCACTTCCCCTTGGTAACGTACGCGCCAGTCATCTCCGCCGAAAAGGCTTACCACGAACAGCTGTCTGTATCGGAAATCACGAACGCTTGCTTCGAACCAGCAAACCAGATGGTGAAGTGCGACCCCCGTCACGGCAAATACATGGCTTGCTGCATGTTGTACCGTGGGGATGTCGTGCCTAAGGACGTGAACGCTGCGATCGCGACGATCAAGACCAAGCGCACCATTCAGTTCGTGGACTGGTGTCCTACCGGTTTCAAAGTGGGCATCAACTACCAGCCGCCCACCGTTGTGCCCGGCGGAGACTTGGCTAAAGTGCAGCGTGCTGTATGCATGTTGTCCAACACCACTGCTATCGCCGAAGCGTGGGCTCGTCTGGACCACAAGTTCGACCTGATGTACGCCAAGCGTGCCTTCGTGCACTGGTACGTTGGTGAGGGTATGGAGGAAGGAGAGTTCTCTGAAGCTCGCGAGGACTTGGCGGCGCTGGAGAAGGACTACGAAGAGGTCGGCATGGACTCCGCGGAGGGCGAAGGCGAAGGCGCCGAGGAGTACTAA